The Synechococcus sp. UW179A DNA window TGGCTTTTGCCTGAATGCAAAAGCAACACTTCACAAGCAGAAACCATTCACGCACCTGTCCTCAAGGCATCAGAGACTTTTCCCCTGGCTCAGCCAAAAGCCAAGCCCGAAGCTGAGATCTGCTACTGCAGTCCTGTGGAAAAACTGTGCAAAACATTCTGATCAACTCGAAAATAATCTCTGCTCACGTTTGCTGATCAATCCCAATCGGATCAAACCGAATCATCTATTCCTTCTTGCCCGATCACCGGCTACCAGAAATGTGCACGCATGCCCTCTGATGCAGTGCGGAGTGAGCAAAAACAGGTAACGTCCGGCCTATCCGAGTGGGATTCTGTGCGGCGAACCGTGTTGTGCACTCTTGCCGCTGTGGCACTGGTCACAGGCTGCGGCAAGCCCAAGCAAGCTGCGCGATCGATGCTGACGGTGCAGACGGCAACAATCAGCGACGCCACCTTTGAACCCAACATCCAGGCCATCAGCATGTTGGAGTCCACCACCACTGTGGCTCTCATGCCAGAGACGGAGGGCCGCGTGGTTCAGGTGCTCGCCAAGGAGGGTCAGCAAGTCAAAGCTGGTCAGCCGATTCTCGTGCTCGACAACGTGCAGGAAAGCGCTGCCTTGGATGCTGCCAAGGCACAAGCCCTCACCGACAAGCTCAATGCCGAACGGTACGAATTCCTCTTCCAGAACGGAGCAACCTCAGCCGAACTGCGTGACCAGTACGCCACTCAGGCGATCACCTCACGCGATCAGGCACGCACCGCGGCAGCAAACCTGGGATACAAATTTGTGCGCTCACCGATCGACGGCGTCATCGGCAACCTCGACAAGGTGAAACTCGGCGATTACATCGAAGCCGGGCAGGACATTACCGGCATCGTGAATAACTCAAACCTGTGGACCTTGATGGAGATCCCAGCCACCCAATCAGGAGAAGTGGCGATCGGCCAGACCGTGAAAGTGGTCTCACAGAGTGACCCCCCTGTGCAAGGAGAGGGTTCGGTTGTGTTCATCTCCCCCTACTTCGGGACGAGCAGTAATTCCAGTGCCCCCAACACCGTGCTCGTGAAAGCAGAGTTCCCCAATCTGACCGGGCAGTTGAAGACCGGACAATTCGTGAAAAGCGCAATTATCACTGGACGCAAGCAAATTCTCGCTGTGCCAGTGCAGGCCGTGATGATGCAGGCGGAACAACCTTTCGTTTACAAGTTGATTCCGCTGAGCAAAGCACTGCCAGGGATCAAAGCCTCGGCGAATGTTCCAGAAGCTACAAAGAAAACACTGGAAAAGCTTCCCCCCGCAACGCCAATCGTGATGCAGACCAAGGTGAAGCTGGGTCAACTTCAGAACAATTTCTACCCCGTGCAATCGGGGCTGAACCGAGGAGACAGTGTGGCGGTCAGCAATACCAGTCAACTGCGCAGCGGGATGCCGGTGAAGGTGGCGCCTGCCGGTTCAACGAAG harbors:
- a CDS encoding efflux RND transporter periplasmic adaptor subunit, which codes for MRRTVLCTLAAVALVTGCGKPKQAARSMLTVQTATISDATFEPNIQAISMLESTTTVALMPETEGRVVQVLAKEGQQVKAGQPILVLDNVQESAALDAAKAQALTDKLNAERYEFLFQNGATSAELRDQYATQAITSRDQARTAAANLGYKFVRSPIDGVIGNLDKVKLGDYIEAGQDITGIVNNSNLWTLMEIPATQSGEVAIGQTVKVVSQSDPPVQGEGSVVFISPYFGTSSNSSAPNTVLVKAEFPNLTGQLKTGQFVKSAIITGRKQILAVPVQAVMMQAEQPFVYKLIPLSKALPGIKASANVPEATKKTLEKLPPATPIVMQTKVKLGQLQNNFYPVQSGLNRGDSVAVSNTSQLRSGMPVKVAPAGSTKKD